The following proteins are encoded in a genomic region of Kosakonia oryzae:
- a CDS encoding ABC transporter permease — translation MSSLSLPATRRAASQTVRRRPSGVLVVLATFAALLALLPVGFVIGVGIDTGWPTVKALIFRPRVGELLNNTFLLIVCAVPACVAAGIAMAWLTERTTLPGRRVWSLLAVAPLAIPAFVQSYAWVSVAPGFNGLPAAVFLAVLAYFPFIYMPVAAVLRRLDPGLEDVAASLGTPPWRIFFRVVLPQLKLAICGGALLVALHLLAEYGLFVMIRFDTFTTAIYDQFQSTFSGPAANMLAGVLALCCLALLLLETAARGKARYARVGAGAARQQHRIVLGRGSSACGFALMLVMALLALGTPMVVLARWLWLGGLANWSSADLWLSLRQTLFLAFCGALLTTAFALPTAWLAVRHPRPLIRVLEGCNYVTSSLPGIVVALALVTVTIHYARPIYQTEVTLFLAYMLMLMPRALINLRAGIAQAPVELEQVAQSLGTSPGRALLSVTLRLAAPGAAAAAALVFLGVSNELTATLLLSPLGTRTLATGFWALTSEIDYVAASPYALLMILISLPLTGLLYKQSQKLSGL, via the coding sequence ATGTCCAGTTTGAGTCTTCCGGCGACACGCCGCGCGGCCAGCCAAACCGTCCGGCGTCGCCCTTCCGGGGTGCTGGTGGTATTAGCCACTTTTGCGGCACTGCTTGCTTTACTGCCCGTGGGATTTGTTATTGGGGTGGGTATTGATACCGGGTGGCCGACGGTGAAGGCGCTCATTTTTCGCCCGCGCGTTGGTGAGCTACTCAACAACACCTTTTTGCTGATTGTCTGCGCTGTTCCGGCCTGTGTGGCGGCAGGAATTGCCATGGCCTGGTTGACGGAGCGAACCACGCTGCCTGGCCGGCGCGTCTGGTCGCTGCTGGCCGTTGCGCCGCTGGCGATCCCGGCGTTTGTGCAAAGTTATGCCTGGGTCAGTGTCGCGCCGGGTTTCAATGGTTTGCCCGCCGCCGTTTTTCTCGCGGTGCTGGCCTATTTTCCCTTTATTTATATGCCGGTAGCCGCCGTATTGCGTCGGCTGGATCCGGGCCTTGAAGATGTAGCCGCCTCGCTGGGAACGCCGCCATGGCGCATCTTTTTCCGTGTGGTTTTGCCGCAACTCAAACTGGCAATTTGCGGCGGTGCGTTGCTGGTTGCGCTGCATTTACTGGCGGAATATGGCCTGTTCGTGATGATCCGTTTTGATACCTTCACCACCGCCATTTATGACCAGTTTCAGTCCACCTTTAGCGGCCCGGCTGCCAACATGCTGGCGGGCGTACTTGCTCTCTGTTGCCTGGCGTTGTTATTACTGGAGACCGCCGCGCGCGGTAAAGCGCGTTATGCCCGCGTCGGTGCAGGCGCGGCGCGCCAGCAACATCGCATTGTGCTTGGTCGCGGGAGTTCGGCGTGTGGATTCGCGCTGATGCTGGTGATGGCTCTTCTCGCGCTCGGTACGCCGATGGTGGTGCTTGCCCGCTGGCTGTGGCTTGGCGGGTTGGCGAACTGGTCCAGCGCCGATTTGTGGCTTTCTCTGCGCCAGACGCTGTTTCTGGCCTTTTGCGGTGCACTGCTGACAACCGCGTTTGCGCTGCCGACGGCCTGGCTGGCGGTGCGCCATCCGCGTCCGCTGATCCGCGTGCTGGAGGGATGCAACTACGTCACCAGTTCGCTGCCAGGCATCGTTGTCGCGCTGGCGCTGGTCACCGTCACTATCCATTATGCCCGGCCGATTTACCAAACCGAAGTCACACTGTTTCTGGCGTATATGCTGATGCTAATGCCGAGAGCGCTCATCAATCTGCGCGCCGGAATTGCGCAAGCGCCGGTGGAACTGGAACAGGTGGCGCAAAGCCTTGGCACTTCGCCCGGCAGAGCGCTATTGAGCGTCACGCTGCGGCTGGCGGCTCCAGGTGCTGCAGCGGCGGCGGCGCTTGTCTTTCTCGGTGTCAGCAATGAACTGACCGCCACGCTACTGCTTTCGCCGCTTGGCACCCGCACGCTGGCGACCGGTTTCTGGGCGCTCACCAGCGAGATCGATTATGTTGCGGCCTCGCCCTACGCGCTGCTGATGATTTTGATTTCCCTGCCGTTGACCGGCCTTCTCTATAAGCAATCACAAAAACTGTCGGGTCTTTAA
- a CDS encoding ABC transporter ATP-binding protein: MLELSNISKSFGSARVLDSVNLLIPPGSRTAIVGPSGSGKTTLLRLIAGFERPDSGQIMMHGKPLFAGDQFVPAHQRKIGFVPQEGALFPHLRVGENIAWGLSGSRHEKRERVDALMAMVSLDSKLAQRWPHEISGGQQQRVALARALAQQPSLMLLDEPFSALDTGLRAATRKATADLLTQAGVASILVTHDQKEALSFASQIAVIRHGRFAQIGSPFEVYSQPADEETALFLGDALIMPAEVAQGKARCQLGDIPVDDASVSGARRIMLRPEQISVEPCDSAAGLPQAHIVDIDFVGYLSALTLAFAHTDEQITVQTVTRPGWLPGMKVNIQINGCARVFAV; the protein is encoded by the coding sequence ATGTTAGAACTGAGCAATATTTCCAAATCCTTTGGCTCCGCACGTGTACTGGACAGTGTGAACCTGCTTATTCCACCCGGCAGTCGTACGGCGATTGTTGGCCCGTCTGGCTCGGGAAAAACCACGTTACTGCGGTTGATTGCCGGGTTTGAGCGGCCAGACAGCGGGCAGATAATGATGCACGGAAAGCCGCTATTTGCTGGCGATCAGTTTGTTCCCGCCCATCAACGTAAAATTGGTTTTGTTCCGCAAGAAGGTGCGTTGTTCCCGCATTTGCGGGTGGGGGAAAACATTGCCTGGGGGCTGAGCGGCTCCCGTCATGAGAAGCGTGAGCGTGTGGACGCGTTAATGGCGATGGTGTCGCTGGATAGCAAACTGGCTCAGCGCTGGCCGCATGAGATCTCCGGCGGTCAGCAGCAGCGCGTCGCTCTGGCGCGTGCGCTGGCGCAGCAGCCATCGCTGATGCTGCTCGATGAACCTTTCTCCGCGCTGGATACCGGTTTGCGTGCCGCCACGCGTAAAGCGACGGCAGATTTACTGACTCAGGCGGGCGTAGCGTCGATTCTGGTCACTCACGATCAGAAAGAGGCGTTGTCATTCGCCAGCCAGATTGCGGTGATCCGCCACGGACGCTTTGCCCAGATTGGTTCGCCCTTTGAAGTCTATTCGCAGCCTGCGGATGAAGAAACCGCGCTGTTTTTAGGCGACGCGCTGATAATGCCAGCCGAGGTGGCGCAAGGAAAAGCGCGCTGCCAGCTTGGCGACATTCCGGTTGATGATGCGTCGGTTTCCGGCGCGCGGCGTATTATGCTGCGCCCGGAGCAAATCAGCGTCGAGCCGTGCGATAGCGCAGCGGGGCTGCCGCAGGCGCACATTGTGGATATCGATTTCGTCGGTTACCTCTCCGCGCTGACGCTCGCTTTTGCGCATACAGACGAACAGATTACCGTGCAGACCGTTACCCGGCCAGGCTGGTTGCCGGGTATGAAGGTTAATATCCAGATTAACGGCTGCGCGCGCGTGTTTGCTGTGTGA
- a CDS encoding pectinesterase family protein yields the protein MKTLHYSALLLACIGTSPFAALAGEWNAVVSATPQAGEFASISQALAAAPKSGTPWRILIKEGRWNERLVIEKPVTLVGQSKDRTQIEANTPAGALDASGKKWGTGRTSTVEIRATGVTIENLTIRNSFDFPANAALADTDPKKLKDTQAVALMISEGADKARFRHVRLEGYQDTFYSKSGSRSYFTDCEVSGHVDFIFGPGIAVFDRCDIIARNRNDIDPPYGYITAPATQQDQKFGLFIINSKLSKEPGVPANSFALGRPWHPTTEFSDGRYADPHAIGLAAFIHCEIDDHIYGWDKMSGKDKAGNKIWFYPEDSRFYESDNRGPGAGQGGARYQLAKANAAQYSLAAIFDGWDKTLLE from the coding sequence ATGAAGACATTGCACTATTCCGCTCTGTTGCTGGCTTGTATTGGCACCAGCCCGTTCGCTGCGCTGGCAGGAGAGTGGAACGCGGTCGTTTCCGCCACGCCGCAGGCGGGCGAGTTTGCCTCCATCAGCCAGGCGCTGGCCGCTGCGCCGAAAAGCGGGACGCCGTGGCGCATTCTGATCAAAGAGGGACGCTGGAACGAGCGGCTGGTGATTGAAAAACCGGTCACGCTGGTGGGGCAGTCAAAAGATCGGACGCAGATTGAAGCGAATACCCCGGCGGGCGCGCTGGATGCCAGCGGGAAAAAGTGGGGAACCGGGCGTACCAGCACGGTGGAGATCCGCGCCACCGGCGTGACGATCGAGAATCTGACCATCCGCAACAGCTTTGATTTTCCGGCTAATGCCGCGCTGGCGGATACCGATCCGAAAAAGCTGAAAGATACGCAGGCGGTAGCGCTGATGATTTCTGAAGGCGCGGATAAGGCGCGTTTCCGCCATGTCCGGCTGGAGGGGTATCAGGACACGTTCTACAGCAAAAGCGGCAGCCGCAGTTATTTCACCGATTGTGAAGTGAGCGGTCATGTCGATTTTATCTTTGGCCCTGGCATTGCGGTGTTTGATCGCTGCGACATTATTGCCCGCAACCGCAATGATATTGACCCGCCGTACGGCTATATCACTGCGCCCGCCACCCAACAGGATCAGAAATTTGGCTTGTTTATTATCAACAGTAAATTAAGCAAAGAGCCGGGCGTACCGGCAAACAGCTTTGCGCTCGGGCGTCCATGGCATCCAACCACTGAATTCAGTGACGGGCGTTATGCCGATCCGCATGCCATTGGCCTGGCGGCGTTTATTCACTGCGAGATTGACGACCATATTTACGGCTGGGACAAAATGTCCGGCAAAGATAAAGCCGGAAATAAAATCTGGTTCTACCCGGAAGATAGCCGTTTTTATGAGTCCGACAATCGTGGGCCTGGCGCCGGGCAGGGCGGCGCACGCTACCAGCTCGCGAAGGCGAACGCGGCGCAGTACAGCCTGGCAGCGATTTTTGATGGCTGGGATAAAACCCTGTTGGAGTAA
- a CDS encoding DUF1971 domain-containing protein: MQRIAIPANYVHTRTTPFWTKETAPASIWKRHLDAGTRQGVYPRLSVSQGAIRYNGYADETSPQPVETVTINAGEFAVFPPEKWHNIEALTDDTIFSVDFYVDSKILLEE; encoded by the coding sequence ATGCAACGTATTGCCATACCCGCAAACTATGTTCACACCCGCACGACGCCGTTCTGGACGAAAGAAACCGCCCCGGCGTCTATCTGGAAACGCCATCTGGACGCCGGTACAAGGCAGGGTGTTTACCCGCGACTGAGCGTGTCGCAAGGGGCGATCCGCTATAACGGTTACGCGGATGAAACCAGCCCGCAACCGGTAGAAACCGTGACAATCAATGCCGGGGAATTTGCCGTCTTTCCGCCGGAAAAATGGCACAACATTGAAGCATTAACCGACGACACAATATTTAGCGTCGATTTCTATGTTGACTCGAAAATTTTGCTGGAAGAGTGA
- a CDS encoding DUF1971 domain-containing protein translates to MAYQIPLHFRHTRSTPFWTKETVPQALLTHHNTKKGVYGRLSVMQGAVKYFGFAGEHDTTPEVEVVIEAGHFGISPPQYWHHIELLTDDTYFNIDFFADPHEALEGKGIGQVVNTHRS, encoded by the coding sequence ATGGCATATCAAATTCCGCTTCACTTCCGCCATACCCGCTCCACGCCGTTCTGGACGAAAGAGACGGTACCGCAGGCGCTGCTCACTCATCACAATACCAAAAAGGGCGTTTATGGCCGTTTGTCGGTAATGCAGGGCGCAGTGAAGTATTTCGGTTTTGCCGGTGAGCACGACACCACGCCGGAAGTGGAAGTGGTGATTGAAGCCGGGCACTTTGGCATCAGCCCGCCGCAATACTGGCATCACATTGAATTACTTACCGATGACACGTACTTCAATATCGATTTCTTTGCCGATCCGCACGAAGCGCTGGAAGGAAAAGGGATCGGTCAGGTGGTCAATACGCACCGCAGCTAA
- a CDS encoding LysR family transcriptional regulator has protein sequence MELRYLRYFVAVAQTQHFTRAAEMLGMSQPPLSQQIRRLEQEVGTPLFHRLTRGVELTDAGEAFYEDACQILALSDAALEKAKGIARGINGKLYLGVTSSNAFHIRIFAVLRQFQHDYPQVMLHQKEDNMATLMQELDEGLIDVAFVRLPCENSKIFNLKLIDEEPMLIALHRSHPLADEAELALSELCDTPLVIFPQMVAPGLYELIYNACLRAGIDMSHPQQASQFSSSLSMVSAGFGFAIVPQSMSCFSHPLVTFHRIKGEVLKTDVALAWRKFERSPAVKRFIDNF, from the coding sequence ATGGAACTTCGTTATCTACGCTATTTTGTCGCCGTTGCGCAGACGCAACATTTCACCCGCGCAGCAGAAATGCTGGGCATGTCGCAGCCGCCGCTGAGCCAGCAAATTCGCCGTCTTGAGCAAGAAGTGGGGACGCCGTTATTTCACCGATTAACGCGCGGCGTGGAGCTCACCGATGCGGGCGAAGCCTTCTACGAAGATGCCTGCCAGATCCTCGCCTTAAGTGATGCCGCACTGGAAAAAGCCAAAGGCATCGCGCGCGGGATCAACGGCAAGCTCTATCTTGGCGTGACCAGTTCCAACGCTTTTCACATCCGTATTTTTGCCGTGCTGCGCCAGTTTCAGCATGACTATCCGCAGGTCATGCTCCATCAGAAAGAGGACAATATGGCGACGCTCATGCAGGAGCTGGATGAAGGGCTGATCGACGTTGCTTTTGTGCGCCTGCCCTGTGAAAACAGCAAAATATTTAATCTGAAATTGATTGATGAAGAGCCGATGCTGATTGCGTTGCACCGCTCACATCCGCTGGCCGATGAAGCCGAACTCGCGCTGTCGGAGCTGTGCGACACGCCTTTGGTGATCTTCCCACAGATGGTGGCGCCGGGGCTGTACGAACTGATTTACAATGCCTGTCTGCGCGCCGGCATCGACATGAGCCACCCGCAGCAGGCATCGCAATTTTCTTCATCGCTGAGCATGGTCAGCGCAGGATTTGGTTTCGCCATTGTCCCGCAATCCATGTCCTGCTTTAGTCATCCGCTGGTGACGTTCCACCGCATCAAAGGTGAAGTGTTGAAAACAGACGTGGCGCTGGCGTGGAGGAAATTCGAGCGTTCACCGGCAGTGAAGCGGTTTATTGATAACTTCTGA
- a CDS encoding iron ABC transporter substrate-binding protein, whose protein sequence is MKNRFLPFCSIALVISSVFAASAASAATNDDGIVVYNAQHENLTKSWVDEFTKETGIKVTLRNGGDTELGNQLVQEGKVSPADVFLTENSPAMTLVDNANLFAPLDADTLKQVPAQFRPAHGRWIGIAARSTVFVYNPTKISAAQLPASIMDLAKPEWKGRWAASPSGADFQAIVSAMLTLKGEKVTLDWLKAMKTNFVPYKGNSTVLKAVNAGQIDGGVIYHYYYFVDQAKTGENSKNTQLHYFKHQDPGAFVSISGGGVLASSKHQKQAQAFIKWITGKTGQDMLRTNTAFEYAVGAGAASNAKLVPLNQLDAPKVEPSALNSKKVSELMTEAGLL, encoded by the coding sequence TCAATCGCACTGGTCATCTCTTCGGTTTTCGCCGCGTCTGCGGCTTCTGCCGCCACTAACGACGACGGGATCGTGGTGTATAACGCGCAGCATGAAAACCTGACAAAATCCTGGGTTGATGAATTCACCAAAGAAACGGGTATTAAAGTGACGCTGCGTAATGGCGGCGACACGGAACTGGGCAACCAGCTTGTTCAGGAAGGAAAGGTTTCTCCTGCTGATGTCTTCCTCACCGAAAACTCACCGGCCATGACGCTGGTCGATAATGCCAACCTGTTCGCGCCGCTGGATGCCGACACCCTGAAGCAGGTTCCGGCGCAGTTCCGCCCGGCGCATGGCCGCTGGATCGGTATTGCCGCGCGCAGCACGGTGTTTGTTTATAACCCGACAAAAATCAGCGCGGCGCAGCTTCCGGCATCGATAATGGATTTAGCCAAACCGGAATGGAAAGGCCGCTGGGCGGCGTCTCCGTCAGGTGCCGACTTCCAGGCGATTGTCAGCGCGATGCTCACGCTGAAAGGTGAAAAAGTCACGCTCGACTGGCTGAAAGCCATGAAGACCAATTTCGTGCCTTATAAAGGCAACAGTACTGTCTTAAAAGCGGTAAATGCCGGGCAGATTGATGGCGGCGTTATCTACCACTACTACTACTTTGTTGATCAGGCCAAAACCGGCGAAAACAGCAAAAACACCCAGCTTCACTACTTTAAGCATCAGGATCCGGGCGCCTTCGTCAGCATTTCCGGCGGCGGTGTTTTAGCTTCCAGTAAGCACCAGAAACAGGCGCAGGCCTTCATCAAGTGGATCACCGGTAAAACCGGGCAGGATATGCTGCGTACCAATACCGCTTTTGAATATGCTGTCGGTGCGGGCGCAGCTTCCAACGCGAAACTGGTGCCGCTGAATCAACTGGATGCGCCAAAAGTGGAGCCTTCTGCGCTGAACAGCAAAAAAGTGAGCGAGTTAATGACCGAGGCCGGTCTTCTGTAA
- the alsS gene encoding acetolactate synthase AlsS, whose protein sequence is MSNENHTQQWAHGADMVVKQLEAQGVKQVFGIPGAKIDKVFDSLLDSSIKIIPVRHEANAAFMAGAVGRITGKAGVALVTSGPGCSNLITGMATANSEGDPVVALGGAVKRADKAKLVHQSMDTVAMFSPVTKYAVEVPSSDAIAEVVSNAFRAAEQGRPGSAFVSLPQDIADQPASGNILPAGSPPALGAAPDAMINDVAKMIAAAENPVFLLGLMASRQENIEALHLLLEKSHIPVTSTYQAAGAVNQQHFSRFAGRVGLFNNQAGDRLLHLADLVICIGYSPVEYEPAMWNTGNARLVHIDVLPAYEERNYIPDVELIGDIASTLDKLASKIEKPLILTPRASEILIDRCNQRDLLNRKGAQLSQFAIHPLRIVRAMQDIVNSDVTLTVDMGSFHIWIARYLYSFRARQMMISNGQQTMGVSLPWAIGAWLVNPGRKVVSVSGDGGFLQSSMELETAVRLGANVLHIIWVDNAYNMVAIQEEKKYQRLSGVNFGPVDFKAYAEAFGAKGFAVGSTAELEPTLRAAMDTEGPAVVAIPVDYSDNPLLMGQLNLNQIL, encoded by the coding sequence ATGAGCAATGAAAACCATACGCAGCAGTGGGCGCATGGCGCCGACATGGTGGTGAAACAACTGGAAGCTCAGGGCGTTAAACAGGTTTTCGGCATTCCAGGCGCGAAAATCGATAAAGTTTTTGACTCCCTTCTGGATTCATCCATCAAAATAATTCCGGTTCGTCACGAAGCCAATGCTGCCTTTATGGCGGGTGCGGTCGGACGCATTACCGGCAAGGCGGGCGTGGCGCTGGTCACCTCCGGGCCCGGCTGCTCCAACCTTATCACTGGTATGGCGACCGCGAACAGCGAAGGCGATCCGGTGGTGGCGCTGGGCGGCGCGGTAAAACGCGCCGACAAAGCCAAACTGGTGCACCAAAGCATGGATACCGTCGCGATGTTTAGCCCGGTGACCAAATACGCTGTAGAAGTTCCTTCTTCTGATGCCATTGCCGAAGTGGTATCGAATGCGTTTCGCGCCGCCGAACAGGGGCGGCCAGGCAGCGCTTTTGTCAGCCTGCCGCAGGATATTGCCGATCAGCCTGCCAGCGGCAATATCCTGCCTGCCGGTTCGCCTCCGGCGTTAGGCGCTGCGCCGGATGCGATGATTAACGACGTGGCAAAAATGATCGCCGCAGCGGAAAACCCGGTGTTTTTGCTGGGGCTGATGGCCAGCCGACAGGAGAATATCGAGGCGTTGCATCTGCTGCTGGAAAAAAGTCACATTCCGGTCACCAGCACTTACCAGGCGGCAGGCGCAGTCAACCAGCAACATTTCAGCCGTTTTGCCGGACGCGTTGGCTTATTCAATAACCAGGCCGGGGATCGGCTTCTGCATCTGGCGGATCTGGTTATCTGTATTGGTTACAGCCCGGTGGAATATGAACCTGCGATGTGGAACACCGGCAACGCCAGACTGGTGCACATTGATGTGCTGCCCGCCTATGAAGAGCGCAACTATATTCCGGACGTTGAGCTGATTGGCGACATCGCCAGCACGCTGGACAAACTGGCGTCGAAGATTGAAAAACCGCTGATCCTCACCCCGCGCGCGTCGGAGATTTTGATTGATCGCTGCAACCAGCGCGATTTGCTCAACCGCAAAGGCGCGCAGCTTAGTCAGTTCGCCATTCATCCGCTGCGCATTGTGCGGGCGATGCAGGACATCGTGAATAGCGACGTGACGCTGACGGTCGATATGGGCAGTTTTCACATCTGGATCGCCCGCTATCTCTACAGCTTCCGCGCTCGCCAGATGATGATTTCTAACGGTCAACAGACGATGGGCGTCTCCCTGCCGTGGGCGATTGGTGCCTGGCTGGTTAACCCCGGGCGCAAAGTGGTGTCGGTTTCCGGCGATGGCGGTTTTCTGCAATCCAGCATGGAGCTGGAAACGGCTGTGCGTCTCGGTGCGAATGTGCTGCACATCATCTGGGTGGATAACGCCTACAACATGGTGGCGATTCAGGAAGAGAAAAAGTACCAGCGTCTTTCCGGGGTGAATTTCGGCCCGGTGGATTTTAAAGCCTATGCCGAAGCGTTTGGCGCGAAAGGTTTTGCCGTCGGGAGCACGGCGGAACTTGAACCGACCCTGCGTGCAGCGATGGACACAGAGGGCCCGGCAGTCGTCGCCATTCCGGTGGATTACAGCGATAACCCGCTGCTGATGGGCCAGCTCAACCTTAACCAGATTCTTTGA
- a CDS encoding (S)-acetoin forming diacetyl reductase, with product MKKVAFVTGAGQGIGKAIALRLAKDGFAVAVADYNAATAKAVADEINSQQGSAIAVTVDVSDREQVFAAVEEARSKLKGFDVIVNNAGVAPSTPIESITPEVVDKVYNINVKGVIWGIQAAVSAFKAEKHGGKIINACSQAGHVGNPELAIYSSSKFAVRGLTQTAARDLAPLGITVNGYCPGIVKTPMWAEIDRQVSEAAGKPLGYGTEQFAKRITLGRLSEPEDVAACVSYLAGPDSDYMTGQSLLIDGGMVFN from the coding sequence ATGAAAAAAGTCGCATTCGTGACCGGCGCCGGTCAGGGAATTGGTAAAGCCATTGCTCTGCGTCTGGCGAAAGATGGTTTTGCCGTCGCCGTTGCCGACTATAACGCCGCCACCGCCAAAGCCGTGGCCGACGAGATCAACAGCCAGCAGGGCAGCGCGATTGCTGTGACAGTCGATGTTTCCGATCGCGAACAGGTTTTTGCCGCGGTGGAAGAGGCCAGAAGCAAGCTAAAAGGCTTTGATGTCATTGTTAATAATGCAGGCGTTGCGCCTTCAACGCCCATTGAATCGATCACCCCGGAAGTGGTGGATAAGGTCTACAACATCAATGTCAAAGGCGTGATTTGGGGGATTCAGGCCGCGGTCAGCGCTTTTAAAGCGGAAAAACACGGCGGCAAAATCATCAATGCCTGCTCACAGGCGGGGCATGTCGGTAACCCGGAACTGGCGATTTACAGTTCAAGTAAATTCGCCGTGCGTGGTTTAACCCAGACCGCCGCGCGCGATCTGGCGCCGCTGGGCATCACGGTTAACGGTTACTGTCCGGGGATTGTGAAAACCCCGATGTGGGCCGAAATCGATCGCCAGGTCTCTGAAGCCGCGGGCAAACCGCTCGGTTACGGTACCGAACAGTTTGCCAAACGCATTACGCTTGGGCGCCTGTCAGAGCCTGAAGATGTGGCAGCTTGCGTCTCATATCTTGCAGGGCCGGATTCAGACTATATGACCGGTCAGTCCCTGCTGATTGATGGCGGTATGGTATTTAACTAA
- a CDS encoding flavin reductase family protein, whose translation MKSKSKLNSFYYGFPVFMVTTQDSEGKNNICAASSSISLGEKIIIGISKGSKTHSNLVAGSDAVINIPDHTLWEKVEQVGRLTGGDTLSENQTKWGVEICHDKFAKAGLNAEASIDIAPPRIAECPIQAECRLVSISDKGRFILAELDIVNLWVENHLLGENGIVDSTQWKPLIFNFREYDTVGDALGFNVKYGN comes from the coding sequence ATGAAAAGCAAATCAAAACTCAATTCATTCTATTACGGCTTTCCTGTGTTTATGGTTACCACGCAAGATAGCGAAGGGAAAAATAATATCTGCGCCGCCTCATCATCTATTTCACTCGGTGAGAAAATCATTATTGGAATAAGTAAGGGGAGCAAAACACACAGTAATTTAGTGGCCGGTTCCGATGCGGTCATCAATATTCCCGATCATACCCTGTGGGAGAAAGTCGAGCAGGTTGGCAGGTTGACCGGCGGCGATACGCTGTCGGAAAACCAGACCAAATGGGGCGTGGAAATCTGCCATGATAAATTCGCCAAAGCCGGGCTGAATGCGGAAGCCTCAATTGACATTGCTCCGCCGCGCATTGCTGAATGCCCGATTCAGGCGGAATGCCGCTTAGTGTCCATCAGTGATAAAGGCCGTTTTATTCTCGCCGAGCTGGATATTGTCAATCTGTGGGTAGAAAACCACCTTTTAGGGGAAAACGGCATTGTCGATTCCACCCAATGGAAGCCGCTTATTTTTAATTTCCGCGAATATGACACGGTCGGCGATGCGCTGGGCTTTAACGTTAAATACGGCAATTGA
- a CDS encoding DUF1869 domain-containing protein — protein sequence MTTENKGYSLAVSHSGKHETKEKIWLKPMSLYVPDVAVEAVAELTSGFSENNSEYVLTVTNNNNGVSVDKEFSSLDALKDPLNAADSVKELINIVRGYESDEETNVCGW from the coding sequence ATGACGACTGAAAATAAAGGTTATTCTTTAGCGGTTTCTCATTCCGGCAAGCATGAAACGAAAGAAAAAATATGGCTGAAGCCGATGTCATTATATGTGCCGGATGTTGCCGTAGAAGCGGTTGCTGAGCTGACTTCCGGCTTTAGCGAAAATAACAGTGAATATGTTCTGACGGTCACGAACAACAATAATGGCGTTTCTGTCGATAAAGAATTTTCCAGCCTTGATGCATTGAAAGATCCGCTTAATGCCGCCGACTCGGTAAAAGAGTTGATTAACATTGTCCGTGGCTACGAATCGGATGAAGAAACCAATGTGTGCGGCTGGTAA
- the budA gene encoding acetolactate decarboxylase: MTNLNDCSCKENLSETIRAFSKSKPECVIYQTSLMSALLSGVYEGNTTIKDLLNHGDFGLGTFNELDGELIAFNSEVYQLRADGSAREARPEQKTPFAVMTWFRPSYSQQFDAPVSRQQLHEIIDKQIPSDNLFCALRIEGHFRHAHTRTVPRQTPPYRAMTDVLDDQPVFRFNSRAGVLVGFRTPQHMQGINVAGYHEHFITDDRRGGGHLLDYQLDHGTLTFGEIHKLMVDLPADAAFLQADLHPDNLDAAIRSVES; encoded by the coding sequence ATGACTAATCTAAATGATTGTTCCTGCAAAGAAAATTTAAGTGAAACAATTCGTGCTTTTTCTAAAAGCAAACCTGAATGTGTGATATATCAAACATCGCTAATGAGTGCGCTATTAAGTGGGGTTTACGAAGGAAATACCACGATTAAGGATTTACTCAATCACGGCGATTTTGGACTCGGCACGTTTAATGAACTGGATGGCGAACTGATTGCCTTCAACAGCGAGGTCTATCAGTTGCGTGCAGATGGCAGCGCCAGGGAGGCGCGCCCCGAGCAAAAAACGCCGTTTGCCGTGATGACCTGGTTCCGGCCGAGCTACAGCCAGCAGTTCGATGCTCCCGTCAGCCGTCAACAATTGCACGAGATCATTGATAAACAGATTCCTTCCGACAACCTTTTTTGCGCCCTGCGCATTGAGGGCCATTTTCGCCACGCGCACACCCGCACCGTGCCGCGCCAGACGCCACCTTACCGGGCGATGACCGACGTGCTCGACGATCAGCCGGTGTTTCGCTTTAACAGCCGCGCGGGCGTATTGGTCGGTTTCCGTACGCCGCAGCATATGCAGGGAATCAATGTTGCCGGTTATCACGAACACTTTATTACCGATGATCGGCGCGGCGGTGGTCATTTGCTGGATTATCAGTTGGATCACGGCACGTTGACCTTCGGTGAGATTCATAAACTGATGGTTGATTTACCTGCGGATGCGGCGTTTCTTCAGGCCGATCTGCATCCGGATAATCTCGATGCCGCAATTCGTTCGGTAGAAAGCTGA